The following proteins come from a genomic window of Diorhabda sublineata isolate icDioSubl1.1 chromosome 7, icDioSubl1.1, whole genome shotgun sequence:
- the LOC130446759 gene encoding high mobility group protein 20A-like — translation MEDTSNIVDEIKSDSTETLNVSLEVKSSDVSESSQKPKALKAKKRKKPKDSTAPRVPLTGYVRYLNDRREAVRSANPNLSFADITKMLASEWSNLPVDKKQQYLNAAEQDRERYTKEYNAYKQTEAYKLFTQQQSEKKLKENKEKEEPVKVPNPTFHNQSTIHKDLQDMDFSNFDIPIFTEEFLEHNKTRDAELRQLRKVNTDYEQQNAILSKHIENMKVAITKLETEIMQQEKNNSSLQQHLNHLRTTLTNGFGGVKLPGIKEVATLQNIDNYMTNLHSILLENSSHDTNLLQTVRDIVGKLEFNG, via the exons atGGAAGATACTTCTAATATAgttgatgaaataaaatcagattCAACAGAAACGTTAAATGTTTCTTTGGAAGTCAAATCATCGGACGTATCGGAATCTTCCCAAAAACCTAAAGCGTTAAAAGCTAAAAAACGTAAGAAGCCTAAGGATAGCACAGCGCCTAGAGTTCCGCTTACAG gttatgtaagATACCTAAATGATCGAAGAGAAGCTGTTAGAAGCGCAAATCCAAACTTATCATTTGcagatataacaaaaatgttggCAAGCGAATGGAGTAACCTACCTGTagataaaaaacaacaatactTGAATGCAGCAGAGCAAGATAGAGAACGTTATACTAAAGAATACAATGCCTACAAACAAACAGAAGCATACAAGTTATTCACGCAGCAACAGAGtgaaaagaaattgaaagaaaataaagaaaaggaAGAACCTGTTAAGGTACCTAATCCA acTTTCCATAACCAATCGACCATTCACAAAGATCTGCAAGATATGGATTTTAGTAATTTCGATATTCCAATTTTCACTGAGGAATTTCTAGAACATAACAAAACTAGGGACGCCGAATTGAGGCAACTGAGAAAAGTAAATACTGATTACGAACAACAAAATGCTATTTTATCAAAACAcatagaaaatatgaaagtgGCTATAACGAAATTGGAAACTGAAATCATGCaacaggaaaaaaataattcgtcCCTTCAACAGCATCTGAATCATTTAAGGACTACACTGACAAATGGGTTTGGAGGAGTAAAATTACCAG GTATTAAAGAAGTAGCCACTCTCCAAAACATCGATAACTACATGACCAATCTACATtctatattattagaaaatagtaGTCATGATACCAACCTCTTACAAACAGTAAGGGACATCGTAGGGAAGCTGGAATTCAATGGATGA